A genome region from Nocardiopsis exhalans includes the following:
- a CDS encoding STAS domain-containing protein translates to MPDLTISSTLHESGRVLALDGEIDMATEGRFQEAVTEALTTQPFGRVVLDCSDLRFIDSSGLRVLIRAHKTAKEQQALLVIAAPVPRVMQTLRVTSLDTRIPVFASVAQALAAPQTAS, encoded by the coding sequence ATGCCCGACCTGACCATTTCCTCCACCCTCCACGAGTCCGGACGCGTCCTGGCCCTGGACGGGGAGATCGACATGGCCACCGAGGGCCGCTTTCAGGAAGCGGTCACGGAGGCGTTGACCACGCAGCCCTTCGGCCGCGTCGTGCTGGACTGCTCCGACCTGCGGTTCATCGACTCCAGCGGACTGCGCGTGCTCATCCGCGCGCACAAGACCGCCAAGGAGCAGCAGGCCCTTCTGGTGATCGCCGCTCCGGTGCCGCGGGTCATGCAGACCCTGCGCGTGACCTCGCTGGACACCCGCATCCCGGTGTTCGCCTCGGTCGCCCAGGCGCTCGCCGCCCCGCAGACCGCCAGCTAG
- a CDS encoding CaiB/BaiF CoA transferase family protein, which translates to MGPLNGIRVVEFTGIGPAPMTGMLLADMGADVIRIDRPQAADAMNAGSGGPHMSEGRTVVGADLKSEEGLTLARELVTKADVLLEGFRPGVMERRGLGPDECLELNPGLVYARVTGWGQDGPLAHTAGHDMNYVSVNGALHAIGRAGGPPVPPINLLGDFAGGTMFTVTGILAALLERRSSGRGQVVDAAMVDGSALLMSMVHEDRARGSWSDERGTNYLDTGAPWYDVYECADGRHLSVGCIEPQFYAEFLERTGLAGEELPGQWDPAGWPRLRERFAEVLRTRTRDEWGAVFEGSDACVMPVLSLDEAPDHPHVRARGSLVREGGRVVSGPAPRFSRTPGGVTRGRPLPDAEETLKEWGVTR; encoded by the coding sequence GATGCTCCTCGCCGACATGGGCGCCGACGTCATCCGGATCGACCGCCCCCAGGCAGCCGACGCCATGAACGCGGGCTCCGGCGGCCCGCACATGAGCGAGGGTCGCACCGTGGTCGGCGCCGACCTCAAGTCCGAGGAAGGGCTGACCCTGGCCCGCGAACTGGTCACCAAGGCCGACGTCCTCCTGGAGGGATTCCGCCCCGGGGTCATGGAACGGCGCGGGCTGGGCCCGGACGAGTGCCTGGAGCTCAACCCCGGCCTGGTGTACGCGCGGGTCACCGGCTGGGGCCAGGACGGTCCGCTGGCCCACACCGCCGGGCACGACATGAACTACGTGTCCGTGAACGGGGCCCTGCACGCGATCGGCCGCGCGGGCGGTCCCCCCGTCCCCCCGATCAACCTCCTCGGAGACTTCGCGGGCGGCACGATGTTCACGGTCACCGGCATCCTCGCCGCGCTGCTGGAGCGGCGGAGTTCCGGGCGCGGCCAGGTGGTGGACGCGGCGATGGTCGACGGCAGCGCCCTGCTGATGTCGATGGTGCACGAGGACCGGGCACGCGGTTCGTGGAGCGACGAGCGCGGCACCAACTACCTGGACACCGGGGCGCCCTGGTACGACGTCTACGAGTGCGCCGACGGCCGCCACCTGTCCGTGGGCTGCATCGAACCGCAGTTCTACGCGGAGTTCCTGGAGCGCACAGGACTGGCCGGGGAGGAGCTGCCCGGCCAGTGGGACCCGGCGGGGTGGCCGCGGCTGCGCGAGCGCTTCGCCGAGGTGCTGCGCACACGTACCCGCGACGAGTGGGGTGCGGTGTTCGAGGGCTCCGATGCCTGTGTGATGCCGGTCCTGTCCCTGGACGAGGCGCCCGACCACCCGCACGTGCGGGCGCGGGGTTCGCTGGTGCGCGAGGGCGGGCGGGTCGTGTCCGGACCGGCGCCGCGATTCAGCCGTACCCCCGGCGGGGTCACCAGGGGTCGCCCCCTGCCCGACGCCGAAGAGACCCTCAAGGAGTGGGGCGTCACCCGCTGA
- a CDS encoding CPBP family intramembrane glutamic endopeptidase: protein MVRRWGLTGGLALAAVLLGGALFAHPVLRGDVFGDGAVLFLISWLPMLIAGVMAWGLVQAFGRRGELDRRVSVAMGGHPMSRELSWMVLLLGCFIASMVVLSWIFAVYSEETGIAPDLAMSASLVSRLLFLFALPLLIMDRSGLTVDGKGTAMPAIALKVAELWRWLGLIPVVAAVGLIGYLITPHIGLPSPSLALYALLVAFTVIATCEEIFFRGMMQTRLEQFMGRWGGIVMTSVVFALTYALIQPYDAVSQLPGHDLMHDTGLALLTYGAASLLYGYLWACFRNTWINVLMRVAMFVLLLPPDLRIGIGQ from the coding sequence ATGGTGCGAAGATGGGGGCTCACCGGGGGGCTCGCCCTCGCCGCGGTCCTGCTCGGCGGCGCGCTGTTCGCCCATCCCGTGCTGCGCGGTGACGTCTTCGGGGACGGCGCCGTGCTGTTCCTGATCTCCTGGTTGCCGATGCTGATCGCCGGGGTCATGGCCTGGGGCCTCGTGCAGGCGTTCGGTCGGCGGGGCGAGCTCGACAGGCGCGTCTCCGTCGCCATGGGCGGTCACCCCATGAGCCGCGAACTCAGCTGGATGGTGCTCCTGCTGGGCTGTTTCATCGCGTCGATGGTCGTGCTGTCCTGGATCTTCGCCGTCTACAGCGAGGAGACGGGGATCGCCCCGGACCTGGCGATGTCGGCTTCCCTGGTCTCTCGACTGCTGTTCCTGTTCGCGCTTCCGCTGCTCATCATGGACCGCTCGGGGCTGACCGTGGACGGCAAGGGCACCGCCATGCCCGCGATCGCGTTGAAGGTGGCCGAACTCTGGCGCTGGCTCGGGCTGATCCCCGTGGTCGCCGCGGTCGGGCTGATCGGCTACCTCATCACCCCGCACATCGGACTGCCCTCCCCCTCTCTGGCCCTGTACGCGCTGCTGGTCGCCTTCACCGTGATCGCCACGTGCGAGGAGATCTTCTTCCGCGGCATGATGCAGACCCGGCTGGAGCAGTTCATGGGCCGCTGGGGAGGCATCGTGATGACCTCGGTGGTGTTCGCGCTGACCTACGCGCTCATCCAGCCCTACGACGCCGTCTCCCAGCTTCCCGGCCACGACCTCATGCACGACACCGGCCTGGCCCTGCTCACCTACGGCGCCGCGAGTCTGCTCTACGGCTACCTCTGGGCGTGCTTCCGCAACACGTGGATCAACGTCCTCATGCGTGTGGCGATGTTCGTGCTCCTCCTGCCGCCCGATCTCCGCATCGGCATCGGCCAGTAG
- a CDS encoding SRPBCC family protein — MAKHMVARSVVVNAPAKRIFDLVAAPSRHPEIDGSGTVQSALFGPERLEPDSEFGMDMKMLGLPYRMTNRVVEFEEGQLIAWKHVGSHRWRYEFEELPQGGTLVTETFDYSRGQVGFYILSGAPARNARGIERTLERLKELAEAEEAAQA; from the coding sequence ATGGCCAAACACATGGTGGCTCGGAGCGTCGTCGTCAACGCCCCGGCCAAGAGGATCTTCGACCTCGTCGCCGCACCGTCCCGGCACCCCGAGATCGACGGGTCGGGCACGGTCCAGAGCGCGCTCTTCGGTCCGGAACGGCTGGAGCCGGACTCCGAGTTCGGGATGGACATGAAGATGCTCGGGCTCCCCTACCGGATGACCAACCGGGTGGTGGAGTTCGAGGAGGGCCAGCTCATCGCGTGGAAGCACGTGGGGTCGCACCGCTGGCGCTACGAGTTCGAGGAGCTGCCGCAGGGCGGGACCCTGGTCACCGAGACCTTCGACTACTCGCGGGGGCAGGTGGGCTTCTACATCCTGAGCGGGGCTCCGGCGCGCAACGCCCGCGGCATCGAGCGGACGCTGGAACGCCTCAAGGAGCTGGCGGAGGCCGAGGAGGCCGCGCAGGCCTGA
- a CDS encoding RNA degradosome polyphosphate kinase, whose translation MSTESAPTPAGPTTTAELPVDRFMDREEGWLRFNQRVLELAEDEHIPLLERTRFLAIFSNNLDEFFMVRVAGLKRRLATGLSVASASGHHPRDLLERVSLFTHDLMLRQTACFEDSVAPALAEEGIRIVRWNELDTAEREYLHGYFRRSIYPLVTPFAVDSAHPFPYISGRSLNLAVTVRDPQDDRRMFARVKVPSSLPRFIELTAHGGGRFVPVEDIIAAHLPQLFEGMQVVEHHAFRVTRNADLEVDEDETDDLVQSLENELLRRRFGPLVRLEVEQTISDEVLLILREELGAEEEEIYRVPGPLNLAGLAQIADSDRPDLSYPPMVPVEPRALTSGDLFAAIREREILVHHPYESFATTTERFLALAAMDPKVVAIKQTLYRTSGDSPIVESLIEAARGGKEVVVLVEIKARFDEQNNIQWARKLEEAGCHVVYGVIGLKTHCKLSMVIRQDDDGLLRRYCHVGTGNYNPSTARVYEDLGLFSAAAEVGEDVSDLFNSLTGFSRKKHYRRLMVAPAALRKGLLQQIETEVDNSLKGEPAHIRIKVNSLVDEEIIDALYRASQAGVNVDLWVRGSCVLRAGVPGLSDNIRVRSILGRFLEHSRVFVFANGWRPKVWIGSADLMPRNLDRRVEALVRIADPEQCRRLVGIMDLAMSDSTSSWRLEPDGTWTRVTHDEEGQPLVDLQDTLRGDRHLRVVDG comes from the coding sequence GTGAGCACGGAATCAGCGCCAACGCCAGCGGGTCCCACCACCACCGCCGAACTGCCCGTCGACAGGTTCATGGACCGAGAGGAGGGATGGCTCCGCTTCAACCAGCGGGTCCTCGAACTCGCCGAGGACGAGCACATCCCGCTGCTCGAACGGACGCGGTTCCTCGCGATCTTCTCCAACAACCTCGACGAGTTCTTCATGGTCCGGGTCGCCGGACTCAAACGCCGCCTGGCCACCGGACTGTCCGTCGCCTCGGCCAGCGGACACCACCCGCGGGACCTCCTGGAGCGCGTCTCCCTGTTCACGCACGACCTCATGCTGCGCCAGACGGCCTGCTTCGAGGACAGCGTCGCCCCGGCCCTGGCGGAGGAGGGCATCCGCATCGTCCGGTGGAACGAACTGGACACCGCCGAGCGCGAGTACCTGCACGGCTACTTCCGCCGCTCCATCTACCCGCTGGTGACGCCGTTCGCGGTCGACTCCGCGCACCCGTTCCCCTACATCTCCGGGCGCTCGCTCAACCTCGCCGTCACCGTGCGGGACCCCCAGGACGACCGGCGCATGTTCGCGCGGGTCAAGGTGCCCAGCTCACTGCCGCGCTTCATCGAACTCACCGCGCACGGCGGCGGCCGCTTCGTCCCGGTCGAGGACATCATCGCCGCCCACCTGCCCCAGCTCTTCGAGGGCATGCAGGTGGTCGAGCACCACGCCTTCCGGGTCACCCGCAACGCCGACCTCGAGGTCGACGAGGACGAGACCGACGACCTCGTCCAGTCCCTGGAGAACGAACTCCTGCGCCGCCGGTTCGGCCCGCTGGTGCGCCTGGAGGTGGAGCAGACCATCAGCGACGAGGTCCTGCTCATCCTGCGCGAGGAACTGGGCGCCGAGGAGGAGGAGATCTACCGGGTCCCCGGGCCGCTCAACCTGGCCGGGCTCGCCCAGATCGCCGACAGCGACCGCCCCGACCTGAGCTACCCGCCCATGGTCCCGGTCGAACCGCGCGCGCTGACCTCCGGCGACCTGTTCGCGGCCATCCGCGAACGCGAGATCCTGGTCCACCACCCCTACGAGTCCTTCGCCACCACCACCGAACGGTTCCTGGCCCTGGCCGCCATGGACCCCAAGGTCGTGGCGATCAAGCAGACCCTCTACCGCACCAGCGGGGACTCACCCATCGTGGAGTCGCTCATCGAGGCGGCCCGCGGCGGCAAGGAGGTCGTGGTCCTGGTCGAGATCAAGGCCCGCTTCGACGAGCAGAACAACATCCAGTGGGCCCGCAAGCTCGAGGAGGCCGGCTGCCACGTGGTCTACGGCGTGATCGGCCTCAAGACCCACTGCAAGCTGTCCATGGTGATCCGCCAGGACGACGACGGCCTGCTGCGCCGCTACTGCCACGTCGGCACCGGCAACTACAACCCGAGCACCGCCCGCGTCTACGAGGACCTCGGCCTGTTCAGCGCCGCCGCCGAGGTGGGCGAGGACGTCAGCGACCTCTTCAACAGCCTCACCGGGTTCTCCCGCAAAAAACACTACCGACGGCTGATGGTCGCGCCCGCGGCCCTGCGCAAGGGGCTGCTCCAGCAGATCGAGACCGAGGTGGACAACAGCCTCAAGGGCGAGCCCGCCCACATCCGGATCAAGGTCAACTCCCTGGTCGACGAGGAGATCATCGACGCCCTCTACCGGGCCTCGCAGGCGGGGGTCAACGTCGACCTGTGGGTGCGCGGCAGCTGCGTGCTGCGCGCCGGGGTGCCGGGGCTGTCCGACAACATCCGGGTGCGCAGCATCCTCGGCCGTTTCCTGGAGCACTCCCGCGTGTTCGTCTTCGCCAACGGCTGGCGGCCCAAGGTGTGGATCGGCAGCGCCGACCTGATGCCCCGCAACCTTGACCGGCGCGTGGAGGCACTGGTCCGGATCGCCGATCCGGAGCAGTGCCGCCGGTTGGTGGGCATCATGGACCTGGCGATGTCCGACAGCACCTCCTCGTGGCGGCTCGAACCCGACGGCACATGGACCCGGGTCACCCACGACGAGGAGGGCCAACCGCTGGTCGACCTCCAGGACACCCTGCGCGGCGACCGGCACCTGAGAGTGGTGGACGGGTGA
- a CDS encoding NUDIX hydrolase, with protein MTSAFPPRDTAVGGYLEPIRAGGAVLWRDAGQGREVVLIRRPDRGDWTLPKGKLKNGEHPIIGAVREVEEETGVTPVMGRRLPPQRYLKDGWPKQVEWWAATPARSGGEIDYEPNEEVEVVEWVSVEEARTRLTYDHDVQVLDNFRAGPARTFPVILLRHLSAGEKRAWNDNDLLRPLDASGRSDALALPRVLAAYGSPGAVSSAAARCTESLLPYTVECDAPMRTERAFTVGREGKGYEVEEAREAFARILAEGRPAVVCTHGELIPHLMTEALTSLGAPLSQQRALRKGSFWVVHVSQDGKLAGVERHGVRE; from the coding sequence GTGACCAGTGCCTTCCCGCCGCGGGACACCGCGGTGGGCGGGTACCTGGAGCCGATCCGGGCAGGCGGGGCGGTGCTCTGGCGCGACGCCGGGCAGGGCCGGGAGGTCGTCCTCATCCGTCGCCCGGACCGGGGCGACTGGACCCTGCCCAAGGGCAAGCTCAAGAACGGCGAGCACCCCATCATCGGCGCCGTCCGCGAGGTCGAGGAGGAGACCGGCGTGACCCCCGTGATGGGGCGCCGACTCCCGCCGCAGCGCTACCTGAAGGACGGCTGGCCCAAACAGGTGGAGTGGTGGGCGGCCACCCCGGCCCGCTCGGGCGGGGAGATCGACTACGAACCCAACGAGGAGGTGGAGGTGGTCGAGTGGGTCTCCGTGGAGGAGGCCCGTACCCGCCTGACCTACGACCACGACGTCCAGGTCCTCGACAACTTCCGGGCCGGTCCCGCACGGACCTTCCCGGTCATCCTGCTGCGGCACCTGTCCGCGGGGGAGAAGCGGGCCTGGAACGACAACGACCTGCTCCGCCCGCTCGATGCCTCGGGTCGCTCCGACGCGCTGGCGCTGCCGCGGGTCCTGGCGGCCTACGGGAGCCCCGGTGCGGTCTCCTCGGCCGCGGCGCGCTGCACGGAGTCCCTGCTCCCCTACACCGTGGAGTGCGACGCCCCGATGCGCACCGAACGCGCCTTCACCGTGGGGCGCGAGGGCAAGGGCTACGAGGTGGAGGAGGCCCGGGAGGCCTTCGCGCGGATCCTGGCCGAGGGGAGGCCCGCCGTGGTGTGCACCCACGGGGAGCTGATCCCGCATCTGATGACCGAGGCGCTCACCAGTCTGGGCGCCCCGCTGTCCCAGCAGCGCGCCCTGCGCAAGGGTTCCTTCTGGGTCGTACACGTGTCCCAGGACGGGAAACTGGCAGGGGTGGAGCGACACGGGGTGCGGGAGTGA
- a CDS encoding M50 family metallopeptidase: MGDVWQDVLSVQPDPEQWIIVTTAVVALATVLLGPPWRVARNVVTIVHEGGHALLALLSGRQLTGIRLHSDTSGVTVSRGKPTGIGMILTVFAGYIAPSVVGLLGILMLMSGRITALLWLSIVFLAAMLVMIRNFYGVLSIVLTGAVVFGVSWFTPHEVQAAFAYLFIWFLLFAGVRPVLELQSQRMRNPSPQSDADQMARLTGLPGTFWVMVFLLVNAAVTGLGVWLLFF, from the coding sequence TTGGGTGACGTGTGGCAGGACGTGCTGTCCGTCCAGCCCGACCCGGAGCAGTGGATCATCGTCACGACGGCGGTGGTGGCCCTGGCGACCGTGCTGCTGGGTCCGCCCTGGCGGGTGGCGCGCAACGTCGTCACCATCGTCCACGAGGGAGGGCACGCGCTGCTGGCCCTGTTGAGCGGGCGCCAGCTGACCGGTATCCGGCTGCACTCGGACACCTCCGGGGTGACGGTCTCCCGTGGCAAGCCCACGGGTATCGGTATGATCCTCACGGTCTTCGCCGGCTACATCGCCCCGAGCGTGGTCGGCCTGCTGGGCATCCTCATGCTGATGTCGGGCCGCATCACCGCGCTGCTGTGGCTGAGCATCGTCTTCCTCGCCGCCATGCTGGTCATGATCCGCAACTTCTACGGCGTGCTGTCGATCGTGCTCACCGGCGCGGTGGTCTTCGGTGTCAGCTGGTTCACCCCGCACGAGGTCCAGGCGGCGTTCGCCTACCTGTTCATCTGGTTCCTGCTCTTCGCCGGGGTGCGGCCGGTCCTGGAACTCCAGTCGCAGCGCATGCGCAACCCCTCCCCGCAGTCGGACGCGGACCAGATGGCCCGCCTCACCGGCCTGCCGGGCACCTTCTGGGTGATGGTGTTCCTGCTGGTGAACGCGGCCGTCACCGGGCTGGGCGTGTGGCTGCTGTTCTTCTGA